In Deinococcus sp. QL22, the following are encoded in one genomic region:
- a CDS encoding ABC transporter permease — MTTVSAPIATNKRSRFQMFWTSPAMRKLRRNPLAITGLIITLIFGLIALFAPLLAKPTGNCLRDLNMTSSNQVYTPGGAFRAILFPPNSCYRTERLSFEQEPKPPTAGVPFGTVNGYNIYYGLIWGTRTALKMAFIIVAITLALGIVIGAISGYYGGWVDNLIQRFIDVLFALPPLILTVVILTIMRARFQSGGGDYDPTVPMIFAFCVAGWAGYARIIRGEVLRTRQLEYVDAARGLGARDLRLILKHIVPNSVAAVLTLAVLDLATVPLGVAGLSFLGLGFERGFSEWGQLVDSARSWLKPEYWYVLVYPAAFIVTFSLAFNLFGDGLRDALDPKSR, encoded by the coding sequence ATGACCACTGTTTCCGCCCCTATTGCCACCAACAAACGCAGCCGGTTTCAGATGTTCTGGACAAGTCCGGCCATGCGCAAACTGCGGCGCAACCCGCTGGCGATTACAGGCCTGATCATCACACTGATCTTTGGTCTGATCGCCCTGTTCGCGCCCCTGCTCGCCAAGCCCACCGGCAACTGCCTGCGCGACCTGAACATGACCAGTTCCAATCAGGTCTACACGCCGGGTGGAGCCTTCCGCGCCATTCTGTTTCCGCCCAACAGCTGCTACCGCACCGAGCGCCTCAGCTTCGAGCAGGAACCCAAGCCGCCCACTGCGGGCGTGCCGTTTGGTACCGTCAACGGCTACAACATCTATTACGGCCTGATCTGGGGTACGCGCACCGCCCTCAAAATGGCCTTCATCATCGTGGCGATTACGCTGGCGTTGGGCATCGTCATCGGGGCCATCAGCGGTTATTACGGCGGCTGGGTCGATAACCTGATTCAGCGGTTCATCGACGTACTGTTTGCGCTGCCGCCCCTGATTCTCACTGTGGTTATCCTGACCATCATGCGTGCCCGATTCCAGAGTGGGGGCGGAGATTATGACCCGACCGTGCCCATGATTTTCGCGTTCTGTGTGGCAGGTTGGGCCGGATACGCCCGCATTATTCGCGGTGAAGTGCTGCGAACCCGCCAACTGGAATACGTAGACGCGGCGCGTGGCCTCGGTGCCCGCGACCTGCGCCTGATTCTTAAACACATCGTGCCCAACAGCGTGGCGGCCGTGCTGACGCTGGCTGTCCTCGATCTGGCAACCGTTCCCCTCGGCGTGGCTGGCTTGTCGTTCCTCGGCCTCGGCTTCGAGCGCGGCTTCTCCGAATGGGGCCAACTCGTAGACTCCGCCCGCTCCTGGCTGAAGCCCGAATACTGGTACGTACTGGTCTATCCCGCCGCCTTTATCGTCACGTTCAGCCTCGCCTTCAATCTCTTTGGCGACGGCCTGCGCGACGCACTCGATCCCAAGAGTCGCTGA
- a CDS encoding ABC transporter permease, whose protein sequence is MFNFIVRRLLQIPVVMLVLSLMIVGLTQLLTPEQRAAPYIRTEQQAARIEQIIEARGLRESFPVQYGRWLSSTLQGDLGYSRASGDDVIDTIKERLPATVELTILTAIPIMLIGIWLGTLGALHKDKFLDQLIRVFVVFGYSLPTFVLGILLLAVFYAYFNILPGAGQVSVLNQFALSDLRRYTGMLSIDAMLNGRWDIAWDVIRHMILPALTLITVLSAQIVKVMRNNMLEALTSDYVRTARAKGLSDRVVNGKHARRNALLSIITLAGFLIIGLLGGSLITETIFAYPGVGQWVVQAALQTDLAAVLGFAMMSAVVVVVVSTIVDILYGVVDPRVRFD, encoded by the coding sequence ATGTTCAATTTCATTGTGCGGAGACTGCTTCAGATTCCCGTGGTCATGCTGGTCTTGTCCCTCATGATCGTGGGCCTGACCCAACTCCTGACCCCCGAGCAACGGGCCGCACCCTATATCCGCACCGAGCAGCAAGCCGCACGCATAGAGCAGATCATCGAAGCACGCGGTCTGCGCGAATCTTTTCCGGTGCAATATGGCCGCTGGCTCAGCAGTACCCTCCAGGGCGACCTCGGGTACTCCAGAGCCAGCGGCGACGACGTGATAGACACCATTAAAGAACGCCTGCCCGCCACCGTAGAACTGACGATCCTCACGGCCATTCCCATCATGCTGATCGGGATTTGGTTGGGGACGTTGGGCGCACTTCACAAAGATAAGTTCTTGGATCAGTTAATCCGGGTGTTTGTGGTGTTCGGGTACAGCCTGCCAACCTTTGTGCTGGGCATCTTGTTGCTGGCAGTGTTCTATGCCTACTTCAATATCTTGCCGGGTGCTGGGCAAGTCAGTGTGCTGAACCAATTCGCCCTCAGCGATCTGCGCCGCTACACCGGTATGCTGTCCATTGACGCCATGCTGAACGGGCGCTGGGATATTGCGTGGGACGTGATCCGGCATATGATCTTGCCCGCCCTGACCCTGATTACGGTGCTCTCGGCCCAGATCGTGAAGGTCATGCGGAACAATATGTTGGAAGCCCTGACCAGCGATTACGTGCGGACGGCCCGCGCCAAAGGCTTGTCTGACCGTGTAGTCAACGGGAAGCACGCCCGCCGCAATGCGCTGCTCAGCATCATCACGCTGGCCGGATTCCTGATTATCGGTCTGCTGGGCGGCTCCCTGATTACCGAAACCATCTTTGCCTATCCCGGCGTGGGTCAGTGGGTGGTGCAAGCGGCGCTACAAACCGATCTGGCCGCCGTACTGGGCTTTGCCATGATGTCGGCTGTGGTCGTGGTGGTGGTCAGCACCATCGTCGATATCCTGTACGGCGTCGTCGATCCCCGCGTGAGGTTCGACTGA
- a CDS encoding ABC transporter substrate-binding protein, with the protein MKKLAILSTLLVVSTALAASPKDTLVYQWSSDIPTLDPAATYDTGSGAIVENLYETLLTYKGASISQLEGLLATKWTVSNAGKTYTFDLRKNVKFHSGNAMTCADAEYSFERMLVTNEGSSANYILAESLQGTGANANDDKTITWARIDRAVECNAAGQLVFTLPKTDPTFLARLAYTGFAVVDSKYAIGLGEWSGKEADWKAWVAKDLTNSKLDKAPSGTGAFKFVREDANAFLATAFDGYWGKKPAIKNVIFQRVDEPAARQQAFLRGDADIIEGSGRATDTAQLKGKPGVAWVDDLPNVVAQALFMNQNITDKGTLGSGKLDGRGIPANFFSDVNVRRAFSYAFNYQQYITDFQKGAGKQRTTLMPETFPGYDAKVKKYTYNRAQATAYFKKAWGGQVWKNGFTLTAFYRDGSASAQTIAEILKREVEAINPKFKVNVAAKQWSEMVASGNEGKNPLISIGWAPDFADADNFMYTFYSSNGYYAKRSSWKDASVDKWLEQTRTTTNTAERNRLYSLVANRAYEQASHILIPAGVNYSFFRDSIVGAGKANYNPMISFTLGTYWKELSKK; encoded by the coding sequence ATGAAGAAATTAGCAATTCTTAGCACCCTACTCGTTGTCAGCACCGCTCTTGCCGCTTCCCCCAAAGACACCCTCGTGTACCAGTGGTCTTCGGACATCCCTACCCTTGACCCCGCTGCCACCTACGACACCGGCTCCGGTGCAATCGTCGAGAACCTCTACGAAACCCTCCTGACCTACAAGGGCGCGAGCATTTCGCAGCTCGAAGGCCTGCTGGCCACCAAATGGACGGTCAGCAACGCGGGCAAGACCTACACCTTCGATCTCCGCAAGAACGTCAAGTTCCACAGCGGCAACGCCATGACCTGCGCCGACGCCGAGTACTCCTTCGAGCGCATGTTGGTCACCAACGAGGGCAGCAGCGCCAACTACATCCTGGCCGAGAGCCTTCAGGGTACGGGCGCGAACGCCAACGACGACAAGACCATCACCTGGGCACGCATCGACCGCGCCGTAGAGTGCAACGCTGCCGGACAACTGGTGTTCACGCTGCCCAAGACCGACCCCACCTTCTTGGCCCGCCTGGCCTACACCGGATTTGCCGTTGTAGACAGCAAGTACGCCATCGGGTTGGGCGAGTGGAGCGGCAAGGAAGCCGACTGGAAAGCCTGGGTCGCCAAAGACCTGACCAACTCCAAACTGGACAAGGCTCCCAGCGGCACGGGCGCTTTCAAGTTCGTTCGCGAAGACGCCAACGCCTTCCTCGCCACCGCGTTCGACGGCTACTGGGGCAAAAAGCCCGCCATCAAGAACGTGATCTTCCAGCGCGTCGATGAACCCGCTGCCCGCCAGCAGGCCTTCTTGCGCGGCGACGCCGACATCATCGAAGGCAGTGGACGCGCCACCGATACCGCCCAGCTGAAAGGCAAGCCCGGCGTGGCCTGGGTCGACGACCTCCCCAACGTGGTCGCCCAAGCCCTGTTCATGAACCAGAACATCACCGACAAGGGCACCCTGGGCAGTGGCAAGCTGGACGGCAGGGGCATCCCCGCCAACTTCTTCAGTGACGTGAACGTGCGCCGCGCCTTCAGCTACGCTTTCAACTACCAGCAGTACATCACTGACTTCCAGAAGGGCGCAGGCAAGCAGCGCACCACCCTGATGCCCGAAACCTTCCCCGGTTATGACGCCAAGGTTAAAAAGTACACCTACAACCGCGCTCAGGCCACCGCCTACTTTAAGAAGGCATGGGGCGGTCAGGTCTGGAAGAACGGCTTTACGCTCACCGCGTTCTACCGTGACGGCAGCGCCTCAGCACAGACCATCGCCGAAATCCTGAAGCGTGAAGTCGAAGCCATCAACCCCAAATTCAAGGTGAACGTGGCCGCCAAGCAGTGGAGCGAAATGGTCGCTTCCGGCAACGAAGGCAAGAACCCCTTGATCAGCATCGGCTGGGCACCTGACTTCGCCGACGCCGACAACTTCATGTACACCTTCTACTCCTCCAACGGCTACTATGCCAAGCGCAGCTCTTGGAAAGACGCTTCTGTAGACAAGTGGCTGGAGCAGACCCGCACCACCACCAACACCGCCGAGCGCAACCGTCTGTACTCCTTGGTCGCCAACCGCGCCTACGAGCAGGCTTCTCACATCCTGATTCCTGCCGGAGTGAACTACAGCTTCTTCCGCGACAGCATCGTGGGTGCAGGTAAGGCCAACTACAACCCCATGATCTCGTTCACGCTGGGAACTTACTGGAAGGAACTGAGCAAGAAGTAA
- a CDS encoding D-alanine--D-alanine ligase family protein, with protein sequence MKKRILLLAGGQSGEHEVSLMSAKSVLAALPRDQFDVTPVVISKQGRWLPPTDTARALESGVSAQGGDLVLHRAASAEGYDAVFPLLHGPMGEDGTIQGLLTLAGIPFVGSGVLGSAVSMDKVMTKQVLASAGVPQVAWALALRHEWRSTPDAVRVRASNLGFPLFVKPANLGSSVGISKVSSAGELTAALDLAFGLDRRVILEAMTSYKPREVEVGILGNDNPIASPVGELQFDAEFYDYDTKYTEGRATMHIPAPLPENVSERVRAIALTAFRALDCAGLARVDFFYVEETGELLLNEVNTMPGFTTTSMYPKLFEAAGISYSELVTRLVGLALEKR encoded by the coding sequence GTGAAAAAGCGCATTTTGCTGCTGGCAGGCGGTCAATCCGGGGAACATGAAGTGAGCTTGATGAGTGCGAAAAGCGTGTTGGCGGCGCTGCCCCGCGATCAATTCGACGTGACGCCTGTGGTGATCAGCAAGCAGGGGCGTTGGCTGCCGCCTACCGATACGGCCCGTGCACTCGAATCGGGCGTCAGCGCACAGGGCGGCGACCTGGTGCTGCACCGGGCTGCCAGTGCCGAGGGCTACGACGCTGTTTTTCCGCTGCTGCACGGGCCAATGGGCGAAGACGGCACCATTCAGGGCCTGCTCACTCTGGCCGGAATTCCGTTTGTGGGCAGCGGTGTGCTGGGGTCTGCGGTCAGCATGGACAAGGTGATGACCAAACAGGTGCTGGCCTCGGCGGGCGTGCCGCAGGTGGCGTGGGCGCTGGCCCTGCGGCACGAATGGCGCAGCACGCCTGACGCGGTGCGTGTGCGGGCTTCCAATCTCGGGTTTCCCCTGTTCGTCAAGCCTGCCAACCTCGGCTCCAGCGTGGGCATCAGCAAGGTCAGCAGCGCGGGCGAGCTGACGGCGGCGCTGGATCTGGCTTTTGGCCTGGATCGCCGCGTGATTCTGGAAGCCATGACCAGTTACAAGCCGCGTGAAGTAGAGGTGGGCATTTTGGGCAACGACAATCCCATCGCCAGTCCGGTGGGCGAGTTGCAATTTGACGCCGAGTTTTACGACTACGACACCAAATACACTGAGGGCCGCGCCACCATGCACATTCCCGCGCCGCTGCCGGAAAACGTGTCGGAGCGGGTGCGTGCCATTGCCCTGACCGCCTTCCGGGCGCTGGACTGTGCGGGGCTGGCCCGCGTGGATTTCTTTTATGTAGAGGAAACAGGCGAGCTGCTGCTGAACGAAGTCAACACCATGCCCGGCTTTACTACCACCTCCATGTATCCCAAGTTGTTCGAGGCAGCGGGCATCAGCTATAGCGAGTTGGTGACGCGGCTGGTGGGATTGGCGCTGGAAAAGCGGTAA
- a CDS encoding extracellular solute-binding protein produces MKLALIASTALLLAGTSIAQTNTSLTVYSGRAKTFVDPIVQQFEKQTGIKVNVRYGTDAQLVAAIREEGARSPADVYWGNSVGALGELAADGKFVKLGAALTRNVSDDYLPETRTWLPTTVRFRTLAYNTAKIKPADLPDSVLDLPKMTSLKGRIGWTVSYPSFQDFLAAMISKYGEATTKTWIEGMKALQPKDYKTSNVGMLEAMRAGEIDVALTNHYYIQRVNRLSYPIDTYFFKNGDIGNLGNATGAAILKTSKNQRAAVRLLQALVAKDAQTFFLSVNFEYPVIGNILQPTTMLPYADIIKRSPRIDPTVLPKNIEKAQKLLRDAGLL; encoded by the coding sequence ATGAAGCTTGCCCTGATTGCCTCCACTGCCCTGCTGCTGGCCGGAACCAGCATTGCCCAGACGAACACCAGCCTGACTGTGTACTCGGGCCGCGCCAAAACCTTCGTCGATCCTATCGTGCAGCAGTTTGAAAAACAGACGGGAATCAAGGTGAATGTGCGCTACGGCACCGACGCGCAACTGGTGGCCGCCATTCGGGAAGAGGGCGCACGCAGCCCCGCCGACGTGTACTGGGGCAACTCGGTGGGCGCACTGGGCGAACTGGCCGCCGATGGCAAGTTTGTGAAGCTGGGCGCGGCACTGACCCGCAACGTGTCGGACGACTACTTGCCCGAAACCCGCACCTGGCTGCCCACCACCGTTCGCTTCCGGACGCTGGCCTACAACACCGCCAAAATCAAACCTGCCGACCTGCCCGACAGCGTGCTGGACTTGCCCAAGATGACCAGCCTGAAAGGCCGCATCGGGTGGACGGTCAGCTACCCCAGCTTTCAGGACTTTTTGGCCGCCATGATCTCCAAATACGGCGAGGCGACCACCAAAACGTGGATTGAGGGCATGAAGGCGCTGCAACCCAAGGACTACAAAACCAGCAACGTGGGCATGCTGGAAGCCATGCGGGCCGGAGAAATCGACGTGGCCCTCACCAACCACTACTACATCCAGCGCGTGAACCGCCTGAGCTACCCCATCGACACCTACTTCTTCAAAAACGGCGATATCGGCAACCTCGGCAATGCCACGGGCGCGGCCATCCTGAAGACCAGCAAGAACCAGCGGGCCGCCGTGCGCCTGTTGCAAGCGTTGGTCGCCAAAGATGCCCAGACCTTCTTCCTGAGCGTGAATTTCGAGTACCCCGTGATCGGCAACATTTTGCAGCCCACGACCATGCTGCCCTACGCGGACATCATCAAGCGCAGCCCCCGCATTGACCCGACCGTGCTGCCCAAGAACATCGAAAAGGCGCAAAAGCTGCTGCGCGACGCCGGACTGTTGTAA
- a CDS encoding iron ABC transporter permease, translated as MNSRRPPLLLLLPAVLTVLGVLLPLGYLVLRAFGAEASELQEIVFRTRNLELAGNTLGLTAAVLACTTAVALPLAFLATRTDFRPRRLLMLLGVLPLAIPGYVGAYALIAASGFGGTIQALTGINWPGPSGFWGALGVLTLFTFPYLFLNLHAALRAQDPALEDAARLLGRTPWQTFWAVTVPHLRPAWLSGALLTGLHVLGDFSVVSLMRYPTFSAAIYQQYTAAYDRVYSAWLALLLLVLTAAVLWLEARLMRGVSLSRVSPGGARQPGTVRLGWAVVPAWAFAVALAGAALVVPLGTVVYWLTRDFDPGALADLWVAAQTALGAAAVAAVTTTLLAFPLAYIGSRYGQHSRWARLTERAAYLGYATPPLAFALALVFFSLQVTPSLYQTFPLLIAAYTLHFVAEAVGPIRTSLTRATPRLEEAARVLGLSPLRALTRVTLPLIRPGLWVSAAFVFLSVLKELPLTLLLSPTGFDTLARNVWTYTEEAQYAAAAPYALALALSGALLTGLILRRETGGEDGIGQQRTPRRRPPSPALNAASSALNSAPEPHPTQGTPL; from the coding sequence GTGAATTCTCGCCGCCCTCCCTTGCTGTTATTGCTGCCCGCCGTGCTAACGGTGTTGGGCGTGCTGTTGCCGCTGGGGTATCTGGTGCTGCGGGCGTTTGGGGCAGAGGCCAGCGAACTGCAGGAAATCGTGTTCCGCACCCGCAATCTGGAGTTGGCGGGCAATACGCTGGGACTCACGGCGGCGGTGCTGGCCTGTACCACCGCCGTTGCCCTGCCGCTGGCCTTCCTCGCCACCCGCACCGATTTTCGTCCCCGGCGCTTGTTGATGCTGCTGGGCGTGTTGCCGCTGGCGATTCCGGGCTATGTGGGCGCGTATGCCCTGATCGCCGCCAGCGGATTCGGCGGCACGATTCAGGCGCTGACGGGCATCAACTGGCCGGGGCCGAGTGGGTTCTGGGGAGCGCTGGGCGTGCTGACTCTGTTTACCTTTCCGTACCTGTTCCTGAACCTGCACGCCGCGCTGCGGGCACAAGACCCGGCGCTGGAAGATGCGGCGCGCTTGCTGGGGCGCACGCCGTGGCAGACCTTCTGGGCCGTGACCGTACCGCATCTGCGCCCGGCGTGGCTGTCAGGAGCACTCCTGACCGGGCTACACGTGCTGGGCGACTTCAGTGTGGTCAGCCTGATGCGCTATCCCACCTTCAGCGCGGCCATTTATCAGCAGTACACCGCCGCCTATGACCGGGTGTATTCGGCATGGCTGGCGCTGCTCCTGCTGGTGCTGACCGCCGCCGTGCTGTGGCTGGAAGCCCGCCTGATGCGCGGCGTTTCCCTGTCGCGGGTGTCTCCGGGTGGGGCGCGGCAGCCCGGTACGGTGCGCCTGGGCTGGGCCGTGGTTCCGGCCTGGGCCTTTGCGGTAGCACTGGCGGGCGCGGCGTTGGTGGTGCCGCTGGGCACGGTGGTGTACTGGCTCACCCGCGACTTCGATCCGGGGGCGCTGGCCGACCTGTGGGTGGCCGCCCAGACCGCGCTGGGAGCCGCTGCAGTAGCCGCCGTGACCACCACGTTGTTGGCCTTTCCGCTGGCGTACATCGGCAGCCGCTATGGGCAGCACAGCCGCTGGGCACGCCTGACCGAGCGGGCCGCGTATCTGGGATATGCCACGCCGCCGCTGGCGTTTGCACTGGCCCTGGTGTTCTTTTCGTTGCAGGTCACGCCCAGCCTGTATCAGACCTTTCCGCTCCTGATTGCCGCCTACACACTGCATTTTGTGGCCGAGGCGGTGGGCCCGATTCGCACCAGCCTGACCAGAGCCACCCCCCGGCTAGAGGAAGCGGCGCGGGTGCTGGGGCTGTCGCCGCTGCGGGCACTGACGCGGGTCACACTGCCCCTCATTCGTCCGGGGCTGTGGGTCAGCGCGGCGTTCGTGTTCCTGAGTGTCCTCAAGGAATTGCCGCTGACGCTGCTGCTCTCGCCCACCGGATTCGACACGTTGGCCCGCAATGTCTGGACGTACACCGAAGAGGCCCAGTACGCCGCCGCCGCTCCCTACGCGCTGGCTTTAGCCCTCAGTGGGGCGCTGCTGACCGGGCTGATCTTGCGGCGCGAAACAGGCGGCGAGGATGGAATAGGCCAGCAGAGAACGCCGCGCAGACGGCCTCCATCTCCTGCCTTGAACGCGGCTTCCTCTGCCTTGAATTCGGCCCCTGAACCCCACCCCACGCAAGGAACCCCGCTATGA
- a CDS encoding ABC transporter ATP-binding protein has product MTATLEPVRPTPTAQAGPLTLTDLTKRYAPGLPAVVGGVSLEVRAGELLTLLGPSGCGKTTTLRLIAGLEQPDSGSIEILGHSMTAPFVPPERRGVGLVFQDYALFPHLNVLGNVLFGLRHLPRTQRLPRAQETLALVGLTVFASRLPHQLSGGQQQRVALARALAPRPALLLLDEPFSNLDAQLRHSTRQEVRAILRQSATTAILVTHDQEEALAFSDRLVLMRGGHIEQIGTPQEVYAAPRTAFVANFLGRSNLLSGTASGQTARTALGLLPLMQAASGPVLLSVRAEHLAFCDAAEGAEVRILSREFRGRDASYTVQLGSQELLVHEAGGLLRPEGSLAHVRVTHAATVVRELGGQA; this is encoded by the coding sequence ATGACTGCCACTCTGGAACCCGTTCGGCCCACGCCCACCGCCCAAGCTGGGCCACTGACCCTGACCGACCTGACCAAACGCTACGCGCCGGGGCTGCCTGCGGTGGTGGGCGGGGTGTCGCTGGAAGTGCGGGCCGGAGAACTGCTGACCCTGCTGGGGCCAAGTGGCTGCGGCAAAACCACCACCCTGCGCCTGATCGCCGGATTGGAACAGCCCGACAGCGGCAGCATCGAGATTCTGGGCCACTCTATGACCGCGCCGTTTGTGCCGCCCGAACGCCGGGGCGTGGGCCTCGTGTTTCAGGATTACGCGCTGTTTCCTCACCTGAACGTGCTGGGCAACGTGCTGTTTGGCCTGCGCCACTTACCACGCACCCAACGCCTGCCCCGCGCTCAGGAGACGCTGGCGCTGGTGGGCCTCACCGTGTTCGCCTCGAGGTTGCCGCACCAACTCAGCGGCGGGCAGCAACAGCGGGTGGCCTTAGCGCGTGCCCTCGCCCCACGCCCCGCCCTGCTGCTGCTCGACGAACCCTTCTCCAATCTGGACGCCCAACTGCGCCACTCCACCCGCCAGGAAGTCCGGGCTATCCTGCGCCAGAGCGCCACCACCGCCATTCTGGTCACGCACGATCAGGAAGAGGCGTTGGCCTTCAGTGACCGCCTCGTGCTGATGCGCGGCGGCCACATCGAGCAGATTGGCACGCCGCAAGAGGTGTATGCGGCTCCCCGCACTGCCTTTGTTGCCAACTTTTTAGGCCGCAGCAACCTGCTGTCGGGCACGGCTTCGGGGCAAACGGCCCGCACCGCGCTGGGCCTGCTGCCGCTGATGCAGGCCGCTTCCGGCCCCGTGCTGCTGAGTGTCCGGGCCGAACATCTGGCCTTTTGCGACGCCGCAGAGGGCGCAGAAGTGCGGATTCTGTCCCGCGAATTCCGGGGCCGGGATGCCAGCTATACTGTGCAATTGGGCAGCCAGGAACTGCTGGTACACGAGGCGGGCGGCCTGCTCAGGCCCGAAGGCAGCCTCGCCCATGTGCGGGTCACGCACGCGGCGACAGTGGTACGGGAACTGGGCGGGCAGGCATAG
- a CDS encoding C1 family peptidase, which translates to MKGNKNRPVYSSLTRTLAALTVALACTASAQGNTVNTIQLNRLQLQPITIQNQQLSRLQLDPALFQKTLQAPNVFQFNLDELPARLQARDANIRSSLALTNQLANVADLRSDIARMTLKLPAGLTVPAIVNLRGGQQQEVMLYGRDTVARSVADAEAKAAVNRAEILRSFGLDEQTLSQTASPATTAVLVNPATTRVAITSGAATRISAAAQAQAAQVQIQPSSRIDLSSAQIKVATGITDLLKLQTLVQPSQPPSQPGGELGDGFTKTPTDGACRFTPTNALFGQMRGGNIGNITTIKNQGRRGTCMAFGFVSALESQIARRIKTRFNLSEQYAYYWLRGDDGVLGDGAGWGDYDDAVSRQRIIPTEVRWKYNPSFSRQTLPGGDKPITQFKNSCTNYADQACSDTTAQAQLVCQGSTNNCAWKPEWEIQENAAFNFRPTKGNEVWHSLGTLPFNSTQVTREYRRLMMKKMLDRGDQLVLGFGVDAAFDSIGAAGTPNMNLVGQNYRGGHAVHLVGYVNTGSVTINNVKIGPFINLGSMTFPTGVWIIKNSWGCGFGDGGYAYLPDSFLDQETNGVYNLPNNAVASDMSSF; encoded by the coding sequence ATGAAAGGGAATAAGAACCGTCCGGTCTATTCGTCTCTTACCCGCACGTTGGCCGCCCTGACTGTGGCCCTGGCCTGTACTGCCTCGGCTCAGGGCAATACGGTCAATACGATCCAACTGAACCGCCTGCAACTCCAGCCCATCACCATCCAGAATCAGCAACTTTCGCGCCTACAACTCGATCCGGCCCTGTTTCAAAAAACACTTCAGGCTCCCAACGTGTTCCAGTTCAATCTGGACGAACTGCCCGCCCGCCTTCAGGCCCGCGACGCCAATATTCGCAGCAGTTTGGCCCTCACCAACCAACTGGCAAACGTGGCCGATCTGCGCTCCGATATTGCCCGCATGACCCTGAAGCTGCCCGCCGGATTGACCGTGCCCGCCATCGTGAATCTGCGCGGCGGCCAGCAACAGGAAGTCATGCTGTATGGCCGCGACACGGTGGCCCGCAGTGTGGCCGACGCCGAAGCCAAAGCCGCCGTGAACCGCGCCGAGATTCTGCGTTCCTTTGGGCTGGACGAGCAAACGCTGAGCCAGACTGCCTCGCCTGCCACGACTGCTGTGCTGGTCAATCCTGCTACTACGCGTGTGGCTATTACCAGCGGGGCCGCCACCCGCATCAGTGCAGCTGCACAGGCTCAGGCCGCACAGGTTCAGATTCAGCCCAGCAGCCGCATCGACCTGTCTTCGGCCCAGATCAAGGTGGCGACGGGCATCACCGACCTGCTGAAGCTGCAAACCCTCGTGCAGCCCAGCCAGCCACCCTCTCAACCGGGGGGAGAACTCGGCGACGGCTTCACCAAAACCCCCACCGATGGCGCGTGCCGCTTTACGCCGACCAACGCGCTGTTCGGGCAGATGCGCGGCGGGAACATCGGCAACATCACCACCATCAAGAATCAGGGACGGCGCGGCACCTGCATGGCCTTCGGCTTCGTGAGTGCGCTGGAAAGCCAGATTGCGCGGCGGATAAAAACCCGCTTTAATCTGTCGGAGCAATACGCCTACTACTGGCTGCGCGGCGACGACGGCGTGCTGGGCGACGGCGCAGGCTGGGGCGACTACGACGACGCCGTGAGCCGCCAGCGCATCATTCCCACCGAAGTGCGCTGGAAGTACAACCCCAGCTTCAGCCGCCAGACGCTGCCGGGGGGCGACAAGCCCATCACGCAATTCAAGAATTCCTGCACCAATTACGCCGATCAGGCGTGCAGCGACACCACCGCGCAGGCCCAACTGGTCTGTCAGGGCAGTACCAACAACTGCGCCTGGAAGCCCGAATGGGAGATTCAGGAAAACGCCGCTTTCAATTTCCGGCCCACCAAGGGCAATGAGGTCTGGCACTCCTTGGGCACGCTGCCCTTCAATTCCACGCAGGTCACCCGCGAATACCGCCGCCTGATGATGAAAAAGATGCTGGACAGAGGCGATCAACTCGTGCTGGGCTTCGGCGTGGACGCGGCCTTCGACTCCATCGGCGCGGCGGGCACGCCCAATATGAACCTCGTGGGCCAGAACTACCGGGGCGGCCACGCGGTGCATCTGGTGGGCTACGTGAACACGGGCAGCGTGACCATCAACAACGTCAAGATTGGCCCCTTCATCAACCTCGGCAGCATGACTTTCCCCACGGGTGTCTGGATCATCAAAAACTCCTGGGGCTGCGGCTTTGGCGACGGCGGTTACGCCTACCTGCCCGACTCGTTCCTGGATCAGGAAACCAACGGCGTGTACAACCTGCCCAACAATGCGGTGGCCTCAGATATGAGCAGCTTCTAG